The Bifidobacterium asteroides genomic interval CCGGGCCAAGGCCTCCAGCTGATCCTCCAGGACCTGGCTGTGGACCTTGAGTGTGCGCAGACCACGCAGCCCCAGGGCGGGATTGGGCTCGTCGGCCTGGGTCAGGAAGGGCAGAGGCTTATCGGCCCCGGCATCCAGCAGACGGATGACCACCTTACGGCCAGGGAAGCGTTCAAGAAGAGCACGGTAGGCCTTGGCCTGCTCCTCGATGCCGGGCGCCTGCTCGTTGCCCAGGAAGAGGAACTCCGAGCGGAAGAGTCCGACGCCCTCGGCTCCGTACTCCAGGGCCGGATCAGCATCCGCAGGCTTACCGACATTGGCCAGGAGAGGGATCTTGGCTCCATCCTTGAGCTGACCGGGACGGCCTCGCAAAGCCTTGGCCTGATCAGCTTCGCGACGGGCCTGCTCAGCCTTCTCGATCTGCTCCGAGGTGGGATCGGCCGTCACCTTACCGGCTGCGGCATCGACGATGACCGTCTGTCCGTCGGATAGCCCTGCTGCATCCTGGGCGCCTACGACAGCGACGATCCCCCTGGACCGGGCCAGAATGGCGGTATGGCTGGTCGGACCGCCCTCGATGGTGACGATGGCCAGCACCTTGGTCATGTCCAAGCTGGAGGTGTCGGCCGGGGACAGGTCAGGGGCGACCAGGACGAATGGCTTGTCGCTTTCCGGCACGCCCGGGGCCGGTACCCCGAGCAGATTGGCGATGACACGCTGGCCCACGTCATGCAGATCGTTGGCCCGCTCCCCCATGTAGCCGCCGATGGCCTGGAGCTTGCCTTCGAAGTCGGCGAAAGCCTCATAGACGGATCGCTCGGCGGTTTTGCCACCATCCAG includes:
- the ptsP gene encoding phosphoenolpyruvate--protein phosphotransferase, giving the protein MEIQGVGIGRGVAVGPVIHMAAGLDVPGDETRPENLTADAEFGRVESALASVNKDLLARAKAAQDGQGAKDAAPILTALAQMAQDPALKTSIRSLLDGGKTAERSVYEAFADFEGKLQAIGGYMGERANDLHDVGQRVIANLLGVPAPGVPESDKPFVLVAPDLSPADTSSLDMTKVLAIVTIEGGPTSHTAILARSRGIVAVVGAQDAAGLSDGQTVIVDAAAGKVTADPTSEQIEKAEQARREADQAKALRGRPGQLKDGAKIPLLANVGKPADADPALEYGAEGVGLFRSEFLFLGNEQAPGIEEQAKAYRALLERFPGRKVVIRLLDAGADKPLPFLTQADEPNPALGLRGLRTLKVHSQVLEDQLEALARADAETDADLWVMAPMVADEHEADYFVRLGKSKGLKRVGVMAEVPSIALMADKVAKVADFVSIGTNDLTQYTLAADRTLGSVASYQTAWHPAVLRAIKLIADAGQANNMPVGVCGEAAADPDLAVVLAGIGVTSLSMTPVALDDVRAELAKHTMDEAKALAARALDGEFYHPQGW